Proteins encoded together in one Porites lutea chromosome 2, jaPorLute2.1, whole genome shotgun sequence window:
- the LOC140927249 gene encoding uncharacterized protein, producing the protein MTGKTREREREREKTKRMDFSTEAQETRGPGSPSKPKRPKFRKNHQNSAFPDDVERQANLAAMNPSYNGNDARGRSQSYQRLLMGSPSSSVLNNNHLVSTIFAERTH; encoded by the exons atgacaggaaaaacaagagagagagagagagagagagaaaagactAAAAGAATGGATTTCTCGACCGAAGCACAAGAAACCCGTGGCCCTGGGTCACCCTCCAAACCG AAGCGgcccaagttcagaaagaatcATCAGAATTCAGCTTTTCCGGATGACGTG GAAAGGCAAGCGAACCTCGCTGCTATGAACCCATCTTACAACGGCAATGATGCG AGGGGACGATCCCAGAGCTACCAGAGACTCCTTATGGGCAGTCCGAGTTCGTCAGTACTCAATAACAACCACCTGGTGAGTACGATATTCGCGGAGCGCACGCATTGA